A segment of the Synechococcus sp. CBW1002 genome:
GGGCCACTTCCTGATCGTGCCGCGCCCTGGCGCCACGGCCGCTGGCGACTCCGCCGCCGAACCCACGGCGCCGATCGTGGTGCCAGCGCCAGAGGGCTTCGTGTTCCACCACCTCAACGCCTTCGAGGATGCCGCCACAGGCGAGCTGGTGGTGGATTCGATCTTCTACGACGACTTCCCGTCGATTGATCCGGGCGTGGATTTCCGCGCCGTGGACTTCGACACCCTCCCCGCTGGCCGCCTGGTGCGCACCCGCATCGATCTGGAGCACCGCACCGCCGCCAGCACCGTGCTGGAGGAGCGCTGCTGCGAGTTCGCCATGGTGAACCCCGAGCGCCAGGGCCTCGATGCCCGCTACGGCTGGACGGCGGTGGCCGAATGTGAGCGGGGCAACGCTCCGCTGCAGGCGATCGAGAAGCTTGATCTGCACACCTGCGAGCGCCGGGTCTGGAGTGCGGCGCCGCGGGGCTTCGTCAGTGAGCCGGTGATGGTGCCGCGGCCTGCGACCGCGACCAGCGCACCCCGCGCAGAAGACGACGGCTGGGTGCTGAACCTGGTCTGGAACGGGGCCCGCTGTGCCAGCGATCTGGTGATCCTCCATGCCGCCGACCTGAGCGAGCAGGCCGTGCTGGAACTGCCGCTGGCGATTCCCTACGGATTGCACGGCAGCTGGGCACCCCTGGGGTAGGTCCAGGCCCCGAGGCTCAAACCATGTAGCTCAACGAATTCCGTGATCCCATTCAGGTGTCTTCGTGCAGTGGGGGGCGTTGGAAGGCATCGACCAGCTCCCGGGTCAATCGGGTGCGGTGGTACCGCATGTGACAGAGCTGTTCCTTGTAGATGCCGCCGTAGAACAGCAAGAGCCCGGCCGCGAACCCCATCAGCCCCACCTGCACCAAGGCCAAGTTGGGTTCTGGTCCAAAGGCGTAGACGATCACGAGCAGGAAGAGCAGCGCCAGCACGACGCCGCCCACGTACACCAGCACACTCGACCAGGTCTCGGCTAAACGGATGCGATCCATCACCGTTTTGTCGCACCAGCGGGTCAGGGCGGGATCGGGGGTGGCCTCCGGTTGCAGCAAGGGCTCGTCACTCCTGTTCCAGCTGCGGAAGTCGCTACCCCCAAGCACCACGATCCGCTTCAGCCAGGCAGGGAGCCGCCCAGCTGTCTGCCGCCCTGGCAGGAGCACATCACGCCGCCAGCGGCCAGGATCCACCGGCCGGCAGGAGGCGTCACAGTCGACCAGATAGGCATGCCAACACTCCAGGTGATTCCGGCAGAGCGGCACTCCCGGCGTTGCCTCCGGCTCACCACAGACCACACAGCCAGGGGATCGGTCCGCAGTCATCAGGGTGTTGCCGCAGTGTGCTCATACTGCTCAGCCATGGCGGAATCAAACCGAGCCTTCAGGGTTTGGGACAGGGGGCGGGAAAGAGATCGGACTCGCAGGGGGCTGCGGTGACCAGGGCGGCGACGCCAGGATCAAGCGACGCTGGCTTCGGACATTTCACGAAAATGCCACTCGCCCCCTTGCTTTCGTCGCTGAAATTGCAGCCCTCGGGTGCGGTGATCTCATTGCCATCAAGCGATAGAACTCCTTTGTCATCCAATGTGAGATTGCCGTCAGAGCGGCGCAGCTGAATCTGCAGCCGTTCGGCGAAAGCATCGGCGGCGGTCTGACCGGTGAGATCGGTATTGCTGCGCAGTGGCGTCGAGAGCAGCTGCACCATGAAGGGAGCTCCGATACCGAGCAGGGTGGCGGCGATCAGAAGGGCGACAAGATTCATGTCCAGGCCTCAATCATCGAACTCCAGAGTGAGGGTTTCGGTACAGTCGACCTCACTACCCGGACTAGGGCTCTGATCGTCAACTCTTCTGTTCTTCTCCCAATTCTTGGCTCGGATGATTCCCCCATACTTATTCCAGGCATCACCGTCAGGATTATCTTTATATTTTTTGTCATCCTCGTCAGGCACCTTGCAGAGCTTGGGCTCGGTGTCGTCGTCACCTCCGGAGCTGATCTGGGGCGGCTTGACCGAGGCATCTACTTTGGAGCAATCTTCATCGCTGATGTCGTGAACCCGCACATAAAGCTCGTCACTGCTGGAAACCGATTTCCCCAGGGGAGACTTGGTCGCCAATGCAATTTGTCCGACCTCTGAGGCTGAGCCTCGGAATACGTTCTGGCCGTCGTATTCAAGTCGCTTTTTTCATTATCACTTTGCCAATCACCATTCTTATCGTAAAGGCTATAGCAGATATCAGCTTCTCCCTCGGTTTCGTCGCCAGCGCCAAGTTCGCTACTCAGATACAAGGGCTGCCAGGCCACTGCAAAGAATTTGTCCCCCTCCTCACCTATCTTACATTCCACGAAGTTATCCACGACGGTGTTATGGCCGGTGGGAATAGCATTGTCGTCCGGCCAGAACTGTTCGCAGATCTCAGGAATGGTCAGACCTTTTAAGTCGACCCGGCCCACCTCTGCAGCCTGCTTTCAAACGGCAATCGCGTTGGATTCAGCTAGGGAGAAATTGCTCTTCTGTCGAGACGTCTCGACAGGCAACAGGGCCAGCCGCATCATGGGCGGCGCCACTAGACCCATGATCGCGGTCGCGACTAAAATTGCTGCCAGCTGGCCCAAGGGCTTCCCCTTTGCGCTCTGCCTGATCTTTTACAGTAACCAGCCTGTCGGCTTTCCTCTCCAATGAGAGATGAAAACGCGATGAATAGGGGATGAGGAGTTTCAGGAAGGCGCCGCAAGGCTGATTGCCGCGATGGCGGCTCAGATCGTGCTGGTCAGCACCCGCGGGCCGGTGGGTGCCGCGCCGAGGGGGTCGGCTTCCACGCTGACGCTGAGGCTGCTGGCCTGGCTGGTGGGAAAGGGCGGGATCAGCATGGCCACATGGCCCTGGGCGGTGGGTTTGAAGGCGACGCAGCCCACCTGCCGGCCGTTCACGTTGGCCCAGAGCCGATAGACATGGTGGGGCGGCGGCGGCGGCAGATCATTGAGCATCAGGATGTTGTTGGTGGGGCTGCCGGTCACGAGCACCTCGCCGAACGCCTGGTCGCGGCCCTCCATCGCCCGCAGAGGCAGGCGCCGGCTGGCCGGCATGAGGGTGGCCGAAGGCGGCACCGTCAGCTGGAGCTGCGCCAGCTGCTGACGGGTCTGGTGCAGCTCCATGCCGAGGAACAGCAGCCCCAGGGAGAGCAGGCCAGGCACCAGCCACGACGGAGCGGCCACACGGCGGCTGACCTGGGGTTGCGGCGCCGGGCTCAGCAAGCGGCGACGCACGCCCTCTGGTGCCGGCTGCGTCGCCGGCAGAGCCAGGGGCAGCAGCTCGAGGGTGGTGCGGAAGTCCTCCAGCCGCTGGTGCAGCTCCGGTCGTTGCAGCAGCAACAGCGTCAGCTGCTCCCGTTCCTCTTCGTCCAGATCCCCCAGGGCATGGCCGGCCAGCAGGGCATCGACGGCGGCGTCCGGGTTGGTGGCCTCTGGGTTGGCGTCGTGCGGTGTCATGGTGTGCTCCGGAAATCAATCAGCAACTCCCGCAGGCGGATCAGGCCCTGGCGGGAACGGGTCTTGACGGTGCCCAGGGGCAGGTTCAGCCGCTGCCCGATCGCCGACTGGCTCAGGCCTTCGTAATACGCCAGCTCCAGCACCTGCCGTTGATTGGCGGGGATCGTCGCGAGGGCACGGCGCACCCGCTGGCTGAGGTCATCCGCCTCGGCGGACTCCTGGGGGCTGCGCACGGCCTGCGGGAACAGCTGCTCCGACCAGCGTTGCACCAGCTGCCAGCGATTGCTCCGCTGATTGAGGCGGTTGATCGCCATCGAGCGGGTGAGCAGCAGCAGGTAGGCCAGCACCGGCCCGCGGGAGGGCTCGTAGCGGTCCTGCCTCCAGTAACGCAGGAAGACATCGTGGCAGAGGTCTTCCGCCTCCTGGTTCGAGCGGCACAACCGCAGCGCCAGGCGGAAGACGGGCCCGCCGTAGGCGTCGTAGAGCGCGCCGAGATCGGTGGGGCTCGGCGGATCGGACGCGAGCCCCTGCACCAGGGGCCTGGCGGCAGCGACATTCGGTTGTTGAGGAGGGAATTCCACTGGGAAGTGGCCGATCAGGCTCTGTCAGCAGGCGCCATCAACAGGCACCGTCTGATGGGGATACCGCTGAGCAGCCTGATCGGTTTGGCGGAACGGGCAGCGGCTGCAGCACTGCCGTGGGCGGGAATGGTGGCGTCCCAATCCGAAACCTCATCCCACCGGTACCTCCTCTGCCCACCCTCACACCCCCAGTCCTCGTTCGTCATGACCTTGTTCTCTTCACCCGTGGCCCGCTCCTCTGCCCTGGCCCTGGTCGGCGCCACCCTGCTCTGGGGTGCGGCGCTCCATGCCGAATCCATGTCCAAACCGATGACCAAACCCATGCAGAAAGAGGCCGCCGGGATGACGGCCTCTGCCATGGCCAAGGGGAATTTCCGGATGGGGGAGAAACCTGTGAGCGGTGGTTTCTCGATCCACAGCGAAGGCGGCAAGCAGGTGCTCAAGCTCAGCAAGGACTTCAAGACCAGCGACACGGCCCCCGATCTGAAGATCGTCTTCAGCCCGTCCCCCACCCCCCTGGCCAGCAGCAAGGCCCCCGCTTACCCGCTCAAGCCCGGCAGCTACACGATCCTGGCGCCCCTGAAAACGAGCCAAGGGGGGCAGAGCTACACCATCCCCGCCTCGATCGATCTCAGCAAGCAGGGCTCGGTGCTGATCTGGTGCCAGAAGTTCAACGCCACCATGGCCTGGGCACCGCTGAAGTCCTGACTTACCGAACCTCGCCAGATGGATCAGCCCAGCAGAGCGCGCAGCTGGGGTTCCAGCAGGGTGAAGGCTCTTCCGCGGTGGCCGAGGCGGGCTTTCTCCGTATTGGCCATCTCCGCGAAGGTCAGCCCGGCTTCCTCCACGAAAAAGACCGGGTCGTAACCGAAGCCACCGGATCCGCGCGGCGTCGCGAGGATCGTGCCCGGACAGATCCCCTCCACCTCCAGACGGATGGTGCCGCCGGGATCCGCCACCGCCAGGGCAGCGATGAACTCGGCCGCACGGCTGGCGACCGGGTCAGCCTTCTGGGCGGTGGCCAGCTCCTTCAGCAGGCGGTCGATCCGGGCGGAGTCTGTGGCGGCGTAGCGGGCCGAGTGCACGCCCGGAGCTCCGCCGAGGGCCTCCACGGCCAGGCCCGAATCGTCGGCGAGGGCCCAGGCGCCTGTGGCGCGGGCCACGGCGGTGGCTTTGAGGCGGGCGTTCTCAGCGAAGCTGCTGCCGGTTTCCTCCACCTCCAGGCCCTGCGGCTGGGGCCGGATCTCCAGGCCCAGCCCGGCGAGCAGATGGCTGAACTCACGCACCTTGCCGGCATTGCCGCTGGCGATCACCAGCACGGATGTTGGGGAGGAAGAGGCGGCCATCGGTGGTGCAGCGGTTGGAGAGCGACCCGGCTTAGATCCCCTCGGCGAGCTGCCGCCCCCAGTGCAGCACGGCGTCTACCCGGTCCTGGCTCGGGGCTTCGCAGTAGAGGCGCAGTAACGGTTCGGTGCCCGAAAACCGCAGCATCAGCCAGTGGCTGGGGCCGAGGCGCAGCTTGACGCCATCGGTGGTGATCACCTCCTGCACCGCGGCGCCGGCCACCTCCGCCGGCGGGGTGTCCGCCAGGAAAGCCTCCAGACGGCTGCGAGTCGCCATGTCCGGCAGGCGCAGATCAAGGCGGTCGTAGGCCGCGGCGCCGCCGCAGCGCTGCTGCAGGGCGTCGATGCGGGCCCCCAGGGGAAGGCCGCCCTCCACCAGGG
Coding sequences within it:
- a CDS encoding anti-sigma factor; translation: MTPHDANPEATNPDAAVDALLAGHALGDLDEEEREQLTLLLLQRPELHQRLEDFRTTLELLPLALPATQPAPEGVRRRLLSPAPQPQVSRRVAAPSWLVPGLLSLGLLFLGMELHQTRQQLAQLQLTVPPSATLMPASRRLPLRAMEGRDQAFGEVLVTGSPTNNILMLNDLPPPPPHHVYRLWANVNGRQVGCVAFKPTAQGHVAMLIPPFPTSQASSLSVSVEADPLGAAPTGPRVLTSTI
- a CDS encoding DM13 domain-containing protein → MTLFSSPVARSSALALVGATLLWGAALHAESMSKPMTKPMQKEAAGMTASAMAKGNFRMGEKPVSGGFSIHSEGGKQVLKLSKDFKTSDTAPDLKIVFSPSPTPLASSKAPAYPLKPGSYTILAPLKTSQGGQSYTIPASIDLSKQGSVLIWCQKFNATMAWAPLKS
- the rdgB gene encoding RdgB/HAM1 family non-canonical purine NTP pyrophosphatase; protein product: MAASSSPTSVLVIASGNAGKVREFSHLLAGLGLEIRPQPQGLEVEETGSSFAENARLKATAVARATGAWALADDSGLAVEALGGAPGVHSARYAATDSARIDRLLKELATAQKADPVASRAAEFIAALAVADPGGTIRLEVEGICPGTILATPRGSGGFGYDPVFFVEEAGLTFAEMANTEKARLGHRGRAFTLLEPQLRALLG
- a CDS encoding sigma-70 family RNA polymerase sigma factor; protein product: MEFPPQQPNVAAARPLVQGLASDPPSPTDLGALYDAYGGPVFRLALRLCRSNQEAEDLCHDVFLRYWRQDRYEPSRGPVLAYLLLLTRSMAINRLNQRSNRWQLVQRWSEQLFPQAVRSPQESAEADDLSQRVRRALATIPANQRQVLELAYYEGLSQSAIGQRLNLPLGTVKTRSRQGLIRLRELLIDFRSTP